A genomic region of Silurus meridionalis isolate SWU-2019-XX chromosome 7, ASM1480568v1, whole genome shotgun sequence contains the following coding sequences:
- the adprm gene encoding manganese-dependent ADP-ribose/CDP-alcohol diphosphatase gives MEENAAPAFTFGLIADIQYADKKDGSNFSGTRKRYYRNSLHLLRNAIRHWNEEEVKPSFILQLGDIIDGFNSKHGASEEALQKVMDEFRSFPAPVHHVWGNHEFYNFTRSALFSSALNSKVREDEESDEQIDDVYAYHFSPAPKFRFVVLDAYDLSIIGRDEASEKYNLAFEIIKAHNPNEELNMPPGRFQMDGRFVKFNGGFSQDQLDWLDRVLIRADENGEKVTVVSHTPVHPFSTDSVCLAWNFDEILPVLRSHQSVVCFMAGHDHDGGYCVDAVGIHHLTVEGVIETPPDFDAFGTVHVYEDKMVLRGNGRIKDRVLNYR, from the exons ATGGAGGAGAATGCGGCTCCTGCGTTCACATTCGGCTTGATCGCGGACATTCAATACGCCGATAAAAAGGACGGTTCTAATTTCTCCGGGACCCGGAAGCGTTATTACAGGAACAGCCTGCACCTGCTGAGGAACGCCATCAGGCACTGGAATGAAGAGGAAGTTAAGCCCAGCTTCATCTTACAGCTCGGGGACATTATTGACGGCTTTAACAGCAAACACGGCGCATCAGAAGAAGCTCTGCAGAAGGTGATGGACGAGTTCAGGAGCTTTCCTGCTCCAGTGCATCATGTGTGGGGCAATCATGAGTTCTACAACTTCACCAGGAGCGCCCTGTTCTCCTCTGCTCTGAACAGCAAGGTCAGAGAAGATGAGGAGAGCGATGAGCAGATCGATGACGTCTACGCTTACCATTTCAGCCCTGCTCCCAAGTTCAGATTTGTGGTCCTGGACGCTTATGATCTGAGCATCATCGGTCGAGACGAAGCGTCCGAGAAGTACAACCTGGCGTTTGAGATCATCAAGGCGCACAATCCTAACGAGGAACTTAATATGCCTCCAG GCAGATTTCAGATGGATGGAAGGTTCGTGAAGTTCAACGGAGGATTCAGCCAAGATCAGCTCGACTGGCTGGATAGAGTCTTGATCCGTGCTGATGAGAACGGAGAAAAGGTCACGGTTGTGA GTCACACTCCTGTTCATCCCTTCTCCACTGACAGCGTATGCCTCGCATGGAACTTCGACGAGATCCTCCCAGTCCTGCGCTCCCACCAGAGCGTGGTGTGTTTCATGGCTGGTCACGACCACGACGGAGGTTATTGCGTAGATGCGGTCGGAATTCATCACCTCACCGTGGAGGGGGTCATCGAGACCCCTCCGGACTTCGACGCTTTCGGCACTGTGCATGTCTACGAGGACAAGATGGTCCTCAGAGGGAACGGGAGGATCAAGGACAGAGTGCTTAATTATCGTTGA